TTCGGGGATGATTCTGTACTACAGTTTGGTGGAGGAACTTTAGGACACCCTTGGGGGAATGCACCGGGTGCTGTAGCGAATCGAGTAGCTCTAGAAGCATGTGTACAAGCTCGTAATGAGGGACGTGACCTTGCTCGCGAGGGTAATACAGTTATTCGTGAAGCTTCTAAATGGAGTCCTGAACTAGCTGCTGCTTGTGAAGTATGGAAGGAAATCAAATTTGAATTCCCGACAATGGATACAATTTAGTCTAAGTCATTAATGTTCGGTCTCTTAATTGAATTGTAATTAAACTCGGCCCAATCTTTTACTAAAAAGGATTGAGCCGAATACAATTTTTGTATATATCTTGCAtctctctatttatagaaactTCTTTTTATATACAAGCAAGATCttcaattcaaaattgaatacTAAACAACTCAAACTTTCTATTATTGTCTTGGATCCACAATTAATCCTACGGATCCCTAGGATTGGTAGAATTGGTAGATTCTTATACATATTCCGTGGGTTCGGCCTATGACTGTGGATATTAAGTCAAGTATACGAACTCCTTCTACCTATCTTGTATATTGTCCTTTTCGTTCCGTATTAGAATAGAAACTTATTCGGTCTTATATTAGACGGGATTCgacgaaaaaaaaattcttcatttcATAAAATAGAAGatatattctttattttttttatataaatttgacCTGACCTTGGAAATTctgccttttttctttttctttagaattttttcaaattttaaagatAAAGAAAAAAGTTCTATCATATTCATATACAACGAAGTTATATCACGGATTTGTACAAGAAAGAATTACTTCTTTCAATAGAATATACTTAAGAATACTTACTCATTTTTCGTTAATAATCTGCGTGATTGGATCTAGATGCTTATTCTGACAAGAAATGTTCAAATTGATTTTCATCGAATGACTATTcatctattttattttcatgcGAATAGGGCGCAAGAAAGCTCTATGAAAAAATGGTGGTTCAATTCGATGTTGTCTAAGAAAGGGTTCGAACATAAGTGTGGATTAAGTAAATCAATGGACAGTCTTGGTCCTATTGAAAATACCAGTAGAAAGGAAGATCCGAGTCTAAATGATACAGAAAAAAGCATTCATAGTTGGAGAAATGGTGACAATTCTAGTTACAGCagtaatattgataatttcTTTCGTGTCAGGGACATTCCGAATTTCATCTCTGATGATACTTTTTTACTTATAGATAGTAGGGGGGACAGTTATTCCATATATTTTgatattgaaaatcaaatttttgaGATTGATAACGATCATTCTTTTCTGAGTGAACTACAAAGTTCTTTTTCGAAGTATTGGACTTCAAGTTATCTGAACTCGAAATCTAAGAGTGACGACACTTATAACGATCGTTCCGGATATTATACTAAAGATAGTTGGaataatcacattaataattGCATTGACAGTTATCTTCATTCTCAAATCAGTATTGGGAGTTCCATCCTAAGTGGTAGTGACAATTCCAGTGACAGTTACATTTTCAATTACATTTTTAATGAAAGTGGAAATAGGAGTGAAAATTTCAGTAAAAGAACGAGCACAAATGATAGTAATTTACCTAGAATAGAAAGTTCTAATAATCTTGATGTAActcaaaaatataaacatttgTGGGTTCAATGTGAAAATTGTTATGCattaaattataagaaattgCTTAAGTCAAAAATGGGTATTTGTGAACAATGTGGATatcatttgaaaattaataGTTCAGATAGAATTGAACTTCTGATTGATCCGGGTACTTGGAATCCTATGGATGAAGATATGGTCTCTATGGATCCTATTGAATTTCATTCAGAGGAGGAAGCTTATAAAGATCGTATTGATTCTTATCAAACAAAGACAGGTTTAACTGAAGCTGTTCAAACAGGTATAGGTCAAATAAATGGTATTTCTATAGCAATTGGGGTTATGGATTTTGAGTTTATGGGAGGTAGTATAGGATCTGTAGTAGGGGAAAAAATCACCCGATTGATTGAATATGCTACCAATAAAACCCTACCCCTTATTATAGTATGTGCTTCCGGGGGGGCACGCATGCAAGAAGGAAGCTTGAGCTTAATGCAAATGGCGAAAATATCGTCTGTTTTATATGATtatcaatcaaataaaaagttATTCTATGTGTCAATCCTTACATCGCCTACTACTGGTGGGGTGACGGCCAGTTTTGGCATGTTGGGGGATATTATTATTGCCGAACCTAATGCCTACATTGCATTTGCggattgtagactcaattaggaacgggaacagcaacaagagggggggtgaattgttgttgttactagtttaagcgtttttgccctgtttttgcggaattgaataaaataaataaagcttaaacttagagcgaaataattaaaagagacaaacgatttttacgtggaaaccttctaggcctaaatagaaggaaaaaccacgaccccacgggatttctaaattctccactatgtttaaggcaactcgttacaattacattaaacatcttacttcactcgaagcgcatcaactaggccaactcttctctcttaaattgcttcactcaaagcaacaaacttagcttcactaaaagctaattctcaccactagcttcactagaagctttctccttagctttactcaaagctaatcacttctagcttcactaaaagctatctaattccccccttagactcacccgagtctaattacaaattctctcaaaaacccttacaaaaggataaaaattctctaaaaataaaatcaatgagttgcacaagaaaatattataaattaattggcatttttaaaacaaaattttcttgtaaaaattctcccatagttacgtatgatttaatggctcatactaaggcgagttttgaagaataaccgagtctcttatttatagagctaaaatccctaagaataaggaatattccaatccattatcccattatcaaaagatcatgggagtaatgtggattttaataaccaagtcttcctacggttaatcttaaaaataggcatttaaagttgaccatttcaagcccacggttatttagcaataaccgctgtcttctgttcccttcaagcagcagtttcttcaatagctgttcctgttccagtactaaactgctggaacgtttttgctattaatagaaacggttaatCATAGTGGGAAtggttgcttgctaatttttaggaataaaaaccagttaagaagatagctaagactcattcaacaaccactaattctattcttagtaaatccaatatttactaaaaatagatcctaaaataaaggatcttagaaaataaggacgttaattcattttatttaagaaaaacgatttgcc
This Amaranthus tricolor cultivar Red isolate AtriRed21 chromosome 13, ASM2621246v1, whole genome shotgun sequence DNA region includes the following protein-coding sequences:
- the LOC130797914 gene encoding acetyl-coenzyme A carboxylase carboxyl transferase subunit beta, chloroplastic-like; translated protein: MLILTRNVQIDFHRMTIHLFYFHANRAQESSMKKWWFNSMLSKKGFEHKCGLSKSMDSLGPIENTSRKEDPSLNDTEKSIHSWRNGDNSSYSSNIDNFFRVRDIPNFISDDTFLLIDSRGDSYSIYFDIENQIFEIDNDHSFLSELQSSFSKYWTSSYLNSKSKSDDTYNDRSGYYTKDSWNNHINNCIDSYLHSQISIGSSILSGSDNSSDSYIFNYIFNESGNRSENFSKRTSTNDSNLPRIESSNNLDVTQKYKHLWVQCENCYALNYKKLLKSKMGICEQCGYHLKINSSDRIELLIDPGTWNPMDEDMVSMDPIEFHSEEEAYKDRIDSYQTKTGLTEAVQTGIGQINGISIAIGVMDFEFMGGSIGSVVGEKITRLIEYATNKTLPLIIVCASGGARMQEGSLSLMQMAKISSVLYDYQSNKKLFYVSILTSPTTGGVTASFGMLGDIIIAEPNAYIAFAGKRVIEQTLNKTVPEGSQAAEFLFHKGLFDPIVPRNLLKGVLSELFQLHAFFPLNQNKVAD